The Castor canadensis chromosome X, mCasCan1.hap1v2, whole genome shotgun sequence genome includes a region encoding these proteins:
- the Cd40lg gene encoding CD40 ligand, with product MIETYSQPSPRSVATGQPIGMKVFMYLLTIFLITQMIGSALFAVYLHRRLDKIEDERNLHEDFVFMKMIQRCNKGEGSLSLLNCEEIRSQFQGFVENIVLSKEKIKENNFEMQKGDQDPQIVAHVISEAGSKTASVLQWAEKGYYTMSNNLVTLENGKQLTVKRQGFYYIYTQVTFCSNREPSRQTPFIASLCLRSAGGSERILLRAANTHSSSKPCGQQSIHLGGVFELQTDASVFVNVTDPSQVSHGTGFTSFGLLKL from the exons ATGATCGAAACGTACAGCCAACCTTCTCCCCGATCTGTGGCCACTGGACAGCCCATCGGCATGAAagtttttatgtatttacttacaATTTTTCTTATCACCCAGATGATTGGATCGGCACTTTTTGCTGTGTATCTTCATAGAAGGTTGGACAAG ATAGAAGATGAAAGGAATCTTCATGAGGATTTTGTATTTATGAAAATGATACAGAGATGCAACAAAGGGGAAGGATCATTATCCTTGCTGAATTGTGAAGAAATTAGAAGCCAGTTTCAAGGCTTTGTCGAG AATATAGTGCTAAGCaaagagaagataaaagaaaacaactttgaAATGCAAAAAG gTGATCAGGATCCTCAAATTGTGGCACATGTCATAAGTGAGGCCGGTAGTAAAACAGCATCTG TTCTACAGTGGGCTGAAAAAGGATATTACACCATGAGCAACAACTTGGTAACCCTTGAAAATGGAAAACAGCTGACCGTTAAACGACAAGGATTCTATTACATCTACACCCAAGTCACCTTCTGTTCCAATCGGGAACCTTCGAGGCAAACTCCATTTATAGCCAGCCTCTGTCTGAGGTCCGCGGGTGGATCGGAGAGAATCCTACTCAGGGCGGCAAATACCCACAGTTCCTCCAAACCTTGTGGGCAACAATCCATTCACTTGGGAGGAGTATTTGAATTGCAAACAGACGCTtcggtgtttgtgaatgtgactgatCCAAGCCAAGTGAGCCACGGGACAGGCTTCACGTCTTTTGGCCTACTCAAACTCTGA